A stretch of the Methylacidiphilum caldifontis genome encodes the following:
- a CDS encoding hemolysin family protein: MHNWFEISWKPVLIILLILANGFFVAAEFAIVKVRITELKPLLKAKDWRLPLALKIVQNPPLFLSATQIGITLSSLGLGWIAEPTVAGWIKELLLRTGLSHELTVNSLSYFFALCLITFFSIALGELAPKFLALQYARRIILFTSPILSLTFLLFYPAIALLNISANLALRLLGFEPPKSPTRFGQGISMEELQQIIMHSPHAHPFDELINSIMIKALRLKNTTAQQVMIPKERVVVLWLNESIQENLKIAQRSGYSRFPVCDKTIDNLVGMVLLQELLWQYIALGDQTKLSAIIRPALIFSPSTPLPVMLEKFRKARTHLAIVKDKNEKVIGLVSFEDVLEELVGDIRDEFDIEKGPIYELSKDYAIVDGDLPLRDLVNETNWPLPTDTTQTVSEWCFEQIKRQPKKAELFSIDGFQIVVEDVSPQKIRRVKLIKIPKPTEEENFFEGSP; the protein is encoded by the coding sequence ATGCACAATTGGTTTGAAATAAGTTGGAAGCCTGTTCTTATTATTCTTCTTATTCTTGCTAATGGGTTTTTTGTTGCTGCCGAATTCGCCATTGTAAAAGTAAGAATAACTGAACTAAAACCCCTCTTAAAAGCAAAGGATTGGCGTCTGCCTCTGGCTTTAAAAATTGTCCAAAATCCTCCTCTTTTTCTATCCGCTACGCAAATCGGTATTACTCTTTCAAGCTTGGGGTTAGGATGGATAGCAGAACCTACTGTTGCCGGATGGATAAAAGAACTTCTTTTAAGGACCGGCTTATCCCATGAACTGACCGTCAATTCCCTTTCCTATTTTTTTGCTCTCTGTTTGATCACATTTTTTTCCATTGCCCTTGGAGAACTTGCCCCTAAATTTCTGGCCCTCCAATATGCTCGAAGAATCATTCTTTTCACCAGTCCAATCCTTTCCTTAACATTTCTCCTTTTTTACCCCGCAATAGCCCTCCTCAATATTTCTGCTAATTTAGCCCTCAGACTTCTTGGTTTTGAACCTCCCAAGTCTCCCACCCGTTTCGGTCAAGGAATCTCAATGGAAGAACTCCAGCAGATCATCATGCATTCACCGCATGCTCATCCCTTCGATGAACTGATCAACAGCATTATGATCAAGGCGTTACGGCTGAAAAATACAACCGCTCAACAAGTCATGATCCCTAAGGAAAGAGTCGTTGTCCTCTGGCTTAACGAATCCATTCAAGAAAACCTTAAGATCGCTCAAAGGTCTGGATACAGCCGATTCCCCGTATGCGATAAGACGATTGACAATCTTGTCGGCATGGTCCTTCTTCAAGAGCTTTTATGGCAATACATAGCCCTTGGAGACCAGACAAAGCTTTCTGCCATAATCAGGCCTGCTCTCATCTTCTCCCCCTCTACACCCCTGCCTGTAATGCTCGAAAAATTTCGCAAAGCAAGGACGCACCTAGCTATTGTAAAGGACAAAAATGAAAAGGTTATCGGCTTGGTCAGTTTTGAAGATGTGCTCGAAGAACTGGTTGGTGATATCCGCGATGAATTTGACATCGAAAAAGGACCCATATACGAACTGTCCAAGGATTATGCCATAGTCGATGGGGATCTTCCTCTAAGGGATCTTGTTAATGAAACAAATTGGCCTTTGCCCACGGATACCACACAAACTGTTTCGGAATGGTGTTTTGAACAGATAAAACGACAACCCAAAAAAGCCGAACTCTTCTCAATCGATGGATTCCAAATCGTCGTTGAAGATGTCAGCCCACAAAAAATTAGAAGGGTAAAGCTCATTAAGATACCCAAACCAACAGAAGAGGAAAACTTCTTTGAAGGGAGCCCATGA
- a CDS encoding bifunctional folylpolyglutamate synthase/dihydrofolate synthase, translating to MNSGFAEEKLYREALQFLGQTRKMGMKLGLQNIERLAQEMGNPHKNLNFIHIAGTNGKGSTAAFIASAMKASGIKTGLYSSPHLISIRERIQVNGKSITKLQFSRWISEIQEKIQNIRLNQKEFACTFFEILTMVAILEFSRCKVDWVIWETGLGGRLDATNFIVPRLSVITNIDYDHTQYLGDSLELIAAEKAGIIKKGVPVVVGNLRGEALEVIRNHAAKNEAPLVEVCQTVSMRTIKLDYKEHWVEISGYPFCLGLRGSHQLENAACAFVCLQLLFSGDNHLSLQNIQQGFKTVCWPGRFHLLWENPLCIIDGAHNEAAIDRLVASWEKIFGNEPYHLVFGVLRDKNFALMSNILKKKAKAVTLIKPPTSRGLDPLELVPFFDDLKIQICSSWHDFKLSLGKTSLPILVTGSLYLIGHILVEEYGEEEEYRWNELLDG from the coding sequence ATGAACAGTGGTTTTGCTGAAGAAAAGTTGTACAGAGAAGCACTCCAATTTCTTGGACAAACAAGAAAGATGGGGATGAAACTGGGTTTGCAAAACATAGAGAGGCTTGCCCAGGAAATGGGTAATCCGCATAAAAATTTGAATTTTATTCATATTGCTGGAACTAATGGTAAAGGATCAACAGCCGCTTTTATAGCTTCAGCAATGAAAGCCAGCGGGATAAAAACAGGCCTTTATAGTTCTCCTCATCTTATTTCAATAAGGGAAAGAATACAGGTTAATGGAAAATCCATTACCAAGTTACAATTTAGTCGTTGGATATCGGAAATTCAAGAAAAGATTCAAAATATCAGGCTGAATCAAAAGGAATTTGCATGCACTTTTTTTGAAATCCTTACAATGGTTGCTATTCTTGAATTTTCAAGATGTAAAGTTGATTGGGTAATATGGGAAACAGGATTGGGGGGTCGATTGGATGCGACCAATTTCATTGTTCCAAGACTTTCTGTCATTACCAATATCGACTATGACCATACCCAATATCTTGGAGACTCCCTGGAGTTGATAGCCGCTGAAAAAGCGGGGATTATAAAAAAAGGGGTACCTGTGGTAGTGGGAAATTTGAGAGGGGAAGCCTTGGAAGTGATCCGAAATCATGCAGCCAAAAACGAGGCACCCTTGGTGGAAGTCTGCCAAACCGTTTCCATGAGGACCATCAAATTGGATTATAAAGAACATTGGGTCGAAATTTCGGGCTATCCCTTTTGTTTAGGATTAAGAGGATCTCATCAGCTTGAAAATGCGGCTTGTGCATTTGTCTGTTTGCAGCTTCTTTTTTCTGGAGATAACCATTTATCCTTACAAAATATTCAACAAGGCTTTAAGACAGTTTGCTGGCCAGGCCGATTCCATCTCCTTTGGGAAAATCCTTTGTGTATTATTGATGGTGCACATAACGAGGCTGCTATTGATCGACTTGTGGCCAGTTGGGAAAAGATTTTTGGTAATGAACCTTATCATTTAGTTTTTGGAGTACTCAGGGATAAGAACTTTGCCTTAATGTCGAATATCTTGAAAAAAAAAGCCAAAGCGGTAACATTAATCAAACCCCCCACTTCAAGAGGATTAGATCCCTTGGAACTTGTTCCTTTTTTTGATGATCTCAAAATTCAGATCTGTTCTTCTTGGCATGACTTTAAGTTGTCTTTGGGTAAGACTTCTTTGCCTATCTTGGTCACCGGTTCTCTTTATTTGATTGGTCATATTCTGGTTGAAGAATACGGAGAAGAAGAAGAATATAGATGGAATGAACTCCTTGATGGATAA
- a CDS encoding HAD hydrolase-like protein, with the protein MSFIFKPRVKKKKPALFFDLVGTLLDVAQPVGEVYSKMLKEYGIDSDPRLLQKNFMVIFEAMKKRPNGSIPKNGEDKAFWFELVSSVLKESRIQPSSFSVRSYFEELYFYYSKKEAWRPYPEVVSALEKMSSSGFSLFVASNWDNRARKVLSEWGMTQFFKDIFLSAELGIAKPSALFYNILLLKTKRYLDSFFFIEDDPQMKPPFDLGNYVYVLKRPEKNLFDFFYEISKNLID; encoded by the coding sequence ATGAGTTTCATTTTCAAACCCAGAGTTAAAAAGAAAAAGCCTGCACTGTTTTTTGATCTTGTGGGCACCCTGTTGGATGTAGCCCAACCTGTTGGGGAAGTCTATTCAAAAATGCTTAAGGAGTATGGAATAGATAGCGATCCTAGGCTACTGCAAAAAAATTTTATGGTCATTTTCGAGGCCATGAAAAAAAGACCCAATGGATCAATTCCCAAAAATGGAGAGGATAAAGCGTTTTGGTTTGAACTGGTCAGTTCGGTGTTAAAAGAAAGCCGAATACAGCCAAGTTCCTTCTCAGTTAGGTCTTATTTCGAGGAGCTTTATTTTTATTATTCTAAAAAAGAGGCATGGCGACCCTACCCGGAAGTCGTAAGTGCTCTTGAAAAAATGTCCTCTTCAGGTTTTTCTTTATTTGTTGCCTCCAACTGGGACAACCGCGCTAGGAAGGTCCTCTCAGAATGGGGAATGACCCAATTTTTTAAAGATATATTCTTGTCCGCCGAGTTGGGGATAGCAAAGCCTTCTGCATTGTTTTATAACATCCTTCTTTTAAAAACGAAGAGATATCTCGATTCTTTCTTTTTCATAGAAGATGATCCCCAGATGAAACCTCCTTTTGACCTTGGCAATTATGTTTATGTTTTGAAAAGACCGGAAAAGAATCTTTTTGATTTTTTTTATGAAATTTCAAAAAATTTAATTGATTAA
- a CDS encoding succinate dehydrogenase cytochrome b subunit, with protein sequence MTQPPRSYSTIGLKILMGSSGLILFLFLIVHMLGNWQVFLPPYYMNTYAYFLKSKPAVLWSIRLFLLMALVVHVISAIRLWKINRQARPQPYALLLPNQASFESRTMIFSGLVILSFILFHLYHFTFKAPPFGYFKNFLYQFEKSQVSIPDVRAMVIAGFQNPWVTLFYILSLTILYFHLRHALESFLNSLGFVNSKSLPWERIVAHAFALVVYGGFLIVPLAVFLRLVH encoded by the coding sequence ATGACACAACCTCCTCGTTCATATTCTACGATCGGTTTGAAAATATTGATGGGATCAAGTGGGCTTATTTTATTTCTTTTTCTTATAGTGCATATGTTGGGCAACTGGCAGGTCTTTCTTCCCCCTTATTATATGAATACGTATGCCTATTTTTTAAAATCGAAACCGGCTGTCCTCTGGTCCATTCGACTGTTTCTTCTTATGGCTCTGGTTGTTCATGTCATTAGCGCTATCAGATTATGGAAAATCAACCGTCAAGCTAGACCTCAGCCTTATGCTCTGTTACTACCCAATCAAGCAAGTTTTGAGTCTCGAACAATGATTTTTTCTGGACTTGTTATACTGTCTTTTATTTTGTTTCATCTTTACCATTTTACCTTTAAAGCCCCTCCATTTGGGTATTTTAAAAATTTTCTTTATCAATTTGAAAAATCGCAAGTATCGATTCCTGATGTTCGGGCGATGGTTATTGCCGGCTTTCAGAATCCTTGGGTTACTCTCTTTTATATTTTGTCTTTAACGATCTTGTATTTTCATCTAAGGCATGCCCTAGAAAGCTTTCTTAATTCTCTGGGTTTTGTGAACAGCAAATCTTTGCCATGGGAAAGAATCGTTGCCCATGCATTTGCTTTGGTTGTATATGGGGGGTTTCTTATAGTTCCTTTAGCTGTTTTTTTAAGATTGGTTCATTAA
- a CDS encoding fumarate reductase/succinate dehydrogenase flavoprotein subunit, which produces MPNADVDNKGITLPDARIPSGPLSGKWQKLKDNVALVSPQNRPKFKVIVVGTGLAGSSAASSLGEMGYNVEVFCIQDSPRRAHSVAAQGGINAAKNYRNDCDSVYRLFYETIKGGDFRAREANVYRLAEISAKIIDHCVALGVPFAREYGGMLANRSFGGVQVSRTFYARGATGQQLLLAAYSSLNRQVALGTVSIHPRMEILDIVIIDGHAKGVIARDLVSGRITAHSADAVVLATGGYGNIYYLSTNGRGSNATAIWRAYKRGAAFANPCFTQIHPTCIPISGDYQSKLTLMSESLRNDGRIWVPARKGEQRSPSNIPESDRDYFLERLYPAYGNLVPRDIASRAIKRICDEGYGVGPGGLGVYLDFSDTIRKKGVDYLKERYGNLFDIYKEITGENAYVSPMRIYPAVHYVMGGLWVDYHLMSTIPGLFVIGEANFSDHGANRLGASALMQGLADGFFILPNTICDYLAKVGPRKISTERTEFSSLERELIEKNKRLLENKGKKTVSQFHKELGKILWDHCGMMRNGPGLKEAFTQILELKERFMKEVMVGGEPEGLNQSLEYALRVADYFELAELMCRDALNREESCGCHFREEYQTPEGEGMRNDKDYGYVALWFHGGKEGNPILVKEPLVYEEIQFSTRSYK; this is translated from the coding sequence ATGCCAAACGCAGATGTTGATAACAAGGGGATAACCCTACCGGATGCAAGGATTCCTTCAGGTCCTTTGAGTGGGAAATGGCAGAAACTCAAGGATAACGTTGCTCTCGTTTCTCCACAAAATCGACCAAAATTCAAGGTTATTGTAGTAGGAACCGGTCTTGCGGGTTCCTCTGCTGCTTCCTCCTTGGGTGAGATGGGATATAATGTAGAAGTTTTCTGTATCCAAGATAGTCCAAGACGAGCCCATAGCGTAGCGGCACAAGGAGGAATAAATGCGGCAAAAAATTATCGTAACGATTGTGATAGCGTTTACAGACTTTTTTATGAAACCATAAAAGGTGGAGATTTTAGGGCTAGAGAAGCAAATGTGTATAGGCTTGCAGAGATTAGTGCAAAAATCATCGATCATTGCGTGGCTTTAGGTGTTCCTTTTGCCCGGGAATATGGGGGAATGTTGGCCAACAGATCATTTGGAGGAGTCCAGGTTTCACGAACTTTCTATGCAAGAGGAGCTACGGGCCAACAGTTGCTTCTTGCCGCTTATAGTTCTCTTAACAGGCAAGTTGCGCTCGGTACGGTCTCAATCCATCCTCGGATGGAAATACTAGACATTGTGATCATCGATGGCCATGCAAAAGGAGTTATTGCCAGGGATCTTGTATCTGGGAGGATAACTGCTCATAGTGCTGATGCTGTTGTTTTGGCCACAGGCGGATATGGGAATATCTATTATTTGTCGACAAATGGTCGCGGTTCGAATGCAACCGCTATTTGGCGAGCTTATAAAAGAGGTGCTGCTTTTGCCAACCCCTGTTTTACTCAAATCCATCCGACATGTATTCCTATCTCTGGAGATTACCAGTCGAAGTTGACATTGATGTCGGAGTCTCTTCGCAATGATGGCCGAATCTGGGTTCCTGCTCGCAAAGGAGAACAAAGATCCCCCTCCAACATTCCAGAGTCTGATCGAGATTATTTCCTCGAAAGACTTTATCCTGCTTATGGCAATCTTGTTCCTCGAGACATTGCTTCAAGGGCAATCAAGAGGATTTGCGACGAGGGTTACGGTGTTGGTCCAGGAGGGCTGGGGGTATATCTTGATTTTTCGGATACAATTAGAAAAAAGGGTGTCGACTATCTTAAGGAACGTTATGGCAATCTCTTTGATATATACAAAGAAATAACTGGCGAGAATGCTTATGTTTCTCCCATGAGAATATATCCAGCGGTTCATTATGTAATGGGGGGGTTATGGGTGGATTATCACTTGATGTCCACCATTCCTGGGTTGTTTGTCATTGGAGAAGCAAATTTTTCTGATCATGGGGCGAATAGACTTGGGGCTAGTGCCTTGATGCAAGGTCTTGCAGATGGTTTCTTTATATTGCCTAATACGATTTGTGACTATCTTGCCAAAGTTGGACCTCGAAAGATATCCACAGAGCGGACTGAATTCAGTTCCTTGGAAAGAGAACTGATAGAAAAAAACAAGAGACTTTTAGAAAACAAAGGCAAAAAAACAGTCAGTCAATTCCATAAGGAGTTAGGGAAAATTCTTTGGGATCATTGTGGGATGATGAGAAATGGTCCAGGGCTTAAAGAAGCGTTTACACAGATTTTAGAACTAAAAGAGCGGTTTATGAAAGAGGTTATGGTGGGAGGAGAACCAGAAGGACTGAATCAATCCTTAGAGTATGCTTTGAGGGTAGCTGATTATTTTGAACTGGCTGAGCTTATGTGCAGGGATGCTTTAAATAGGGAGGAGTCTTGTGGGTGTCATTTCCGGGAAGAATACCAGACTCCTGAAGGGGAGGGAATGCGTAATGACAAAGATTATGGCTATGTTGCTTTGTGGTTTCATGGAGGAAAAGAAGGAAATCCCATTTTAGTTAAAGAACCCCTAGTTTACGAAGAAATTCAATTTAGCACTCGCAGTTATAAATGA
- a CDS encoding succinate dehydrogenase/fumarate reductase iron-sulfur subunit produces the protein MKVRLKIWRQPFQNNKEGGFAFYTLEEVNPNMSFLEMLDQLNNTLILKGDEPIAFDSDCREGICGSCSLMINGKPHGPGYGITTCQLYMRRFKDNEEIIVEPFRSRAFPVIKDLIVDRSAFDRIMQAGGYISVSTGQAPEANTIPIPHHVAEKAFDAAHCIGCGACVAVCKNGSASLFVGAKITHLSLLPQGQAERRRRILQMVEQADKEGFGACSFTRACEAVCPKSISVEVISKMHREYLISTLIKRLGWIY, from the coding sequence ATGAAAGTAAGACTGAAGATATGGCGTCAACCCTTTCAAAATAATAAAGAAGGGGGCTTTGCTTTTTATACTCTTGAAGAAGTTAACCCCAACATGTCTTTTCTCGAAATGCTCGATCAGTTGAATAATACCCTTATACTTAAAGGTGACGAACCCATAGCATTTGATTCAGATTGTAGAGAAGGGATTTGTGGGAGCTGCTCACTGATGATCAATGGGAAACCTCATGGACCGGGATATGGTATCACTACATGCCAACTTTACATGAGGCGATTCAAAGACAACGAAGAGATTATTGTTGAGCCCTTTAGAAGCCGAGCTTTCCCCGTTATCAAGGATCTGATTGTGGATCGCTCCGCTTTCGATAGAATCATGCAGGCTGGAGGATATATTTCTGTTTCTACTGGACAAGCTCCCGAGGCAAATACTATCCCTATCCCGCATCATGTCGCGGAAAAAGCTTTTGATGCCGCCCATTGTATAGGTTGTGGAGCATGTGTTGCCGTATGTAAAAATGGCTCAGCTTCTCTTTTTGTTGGGGCTAAAATAACCCATCTTTCTTTGTTGCCACAAGGTCAAGCAGAAAGAAGAAGAAGGATTCTCCAGATGGTTGAACAGGCTGATAAAGAGGGATTTGGAGCTTGTAGTTTTACAAGAGCTTGCGAGGCTGTCTGTCCCAAATCGATTTCTGTAGAAGTCATCTCTAAAATGCATCGTGAATACTTGATCAGTACTTTAATAAAGAGATTGGGTTGGATTTATTGA
- a CDS encoding bile acid:sodium symporter family protein, translating into MGLSKIFDWIHKRFFFCLILSYLLAALFPQIGLFLRNISFMQLDFVGIKEPLNFPLLQLFILLFNGGFGVKLSELKEQFFKPFPLILGILVNFILPLSLVSLYWLFSLPWHNPIERYNLYTGLVLIIAMPIAGSTLAWVQNSNANLSLCLGMVIFSTLLSPLLTPLIIHFCTFIAGKSVETLFSNLDSQLNSQFLVLNIVLPSCLGVLARLVAGDYRYKKFFPLIKHINEINLLILIYSNATTSLPTAVHKPDMDFFLLIAIVTFLVCLLRFISGLGISKIVGFGEPVKRTMTYTLGMNNNGMGLVVGNIVFSSQPDIFLPIILYNLFQQILAAYFYSLWTKKDNFLGSSSFTFSLFKKENNKNSHFYKNNQ; encoded by the coding sequence ATGGGTCTAAGCAAAATTTTTGACTGGATACACAAAAGATTTTTTTTCTGTCTGATTCTTTCTTACCTGCTAGCTGCACTATTTCCACAAATCGGTCTTTTCTTAAGAAACATCAGCTTTATGCAATTGGATTTTGTAGGTATTAAGGAGCCGCTAAATTTTCCGCTATTGCAACTCTTCATACTCCTTTTCAATGGAGGATTTGGAGTAAAATTGAGCGAGCTGAAAGAACAGTTCTTCAAACCTTTTCCCTTAATCTTAGGAATTCTTGTTAATTTTATCCTTCCTTTAAGCTTGGTCTCTCTGTATTGGCTTTTTTCCTTGCCATGGCACAATCCAATAGAAAGATACAACCTCTATACAGGACTTGTGTTGATTATAGCCATGCCTATTGCTGGCTCTACTCTAGCTTGGGTACAAAACTCCAATGCCAACCTTTCTTTATGTCTTGGAATGGTTATCTTCTCGACTCTTTTAAGTCCACTGTTGACTCCACTGATCATTCATTTTTGCACGTTTATTGCTGGAAAATCGGTAGAGACTCTCTTTAGTAACCTTGACTCCCAACTCAATAGCCAATTTCTTGTTTTAAATATCGTTCTTCCCTCTTGTTTGGGAGTACTGGCAAGACTAGTCGCTGGAGATTATCGCTACAAAAAATTCTTTCCTTTGATCAAACACATCAATGAAATCAACTTGCTCATTTTAATTTATTCCAATGCAACCACTTCACTCCCAACCGCCGTCCATAAACCTGACATGGATTTTTTCCTCCTTATTGCCATAGTTACATTTCTTGTATGTCTTTTGAGATTTATTTCAGGCTTAGGGATATCGAAAATAGTTGGCTTTGGGGAACCAGTAAAACGCACGATGACCTATACCTTGGGAATGAATAACAATGGAATGGGACTTGTTGTCGGAAACATCGTATTTAGTAGCCAACCCGATATCTTTTTACCTATCATTCTCTACAACCTTTTTCAACAGATACTGGCTGCTTATTTCTATTCTTTATGGACAAAAAAAGACAACTTTCTTGGGAGTTCCTCTTTTACTTTCTCCCTTTTCAAAAAAGAAAATAATAAAAATTCCCATTTTTATAAAAACAATCAATAA